A stretch of the Cheilinus undulatus linkage group 11, ASM1832078v1, whole genome shotgun sequence genome encodes the following:
- the LOC121518160 gene encoding secretory phospholipase A2 receptor-like — MEYNEHSYRAWIGLYDDTDSWQWSLSNQSFYSPGESDFRKWALEQPDNTGGREHCTLMFDDGGWSDAPCENHYTPVCCDVTGFSVTFVLVPTAMMWSEAQSYCREHHTDLASVRNIEENQRIKDLVPSGQIVWIGLSRDSWLWLDGSDSSFRFWSPGIAEPNNLSADETCAAADFSNNAEWEDWACSWRRAYICFDLGITKHVIKLSVQKTNPSVDLNHPAVMAEILKQLVEKLKDNGVHENIRLSWRKQPDGSIFQKQKNGLEMDVKC; from the exons ATGGAGTACAATGAACACAGCTAT cgagcctggatcGGTCTGTACGATGACACTGACAGCTGGCAGTGGTCACTGTCAAACCAAAGTTTCTACAGTCCCGGGGAGAGTGACTTCAGGAAGTGGGCTCTGGAACAACCAGATAATACAGGAGGCAGGGAACACTGCACACTGATGTTTGATGACGGAGGATGGAGCGATGCTCCATGTGAGAACCACTACACACCtgtctgctgtgatgtcacag GTTTTAGTGTGACGTTTGTCCTCGTTCCCACCGCCATGATGTGGTCCGAGGCCCAGAGCTACTGCAGAGAGCACCATACAGACCTGGCCAGTGTGAGGAACATCGAGGAGAACCAGAGGATAAAGGATCTGGTTCCCTCAGGACAGATCGTCTGGATCGGCCTCAGCAGAGACTCCTGGCTGTGGCTGGATGGGAGCGACTCCTCGTTTCGCTTCTGGAGCCCGGGGATAGCAGAACCCAACAACCTTTCTGCAGACGAGACGTGTGCTGCAGCAGATTTTAGTAACAATGCCGAATGGGAGGACTGGGCCTGCAGCTGGAGACGAGCATACATCTGCTTCGATCTAG GGATAACGAAGCACGTGATCAAGCTGAGTGTGCAGAAGACGAACCCCTCTGTGGATCTCAACCACCCCGCTGTGATGGCAGAGATCTTAAAGCAG CTTGTAGAGAAGTTGAAGGACAACGGGGTGCATGAAAACATCAGACTGAGCTGGAGGAAACAGCCAGATGGAAGCATCTTCCAGAAACAGAAGAACGGCCTGGAGATGGACGTTAAATGTTAA